The Microbacterium horticulturae region CGGTTGGGCGGTCTACGACGCCATCGACGGCCGCGTCGAGGCCCACGCCGGAGCCCTGTACGACCGCGCCACCGGTGGACCGGCGGTGGATGCCGCGCCCGCGGCGCCCTCCGAAGCGCAGAAGCTCGGGCGCCGCGAGCTCGACGACGGCCTGACCGACGAGCAGCGCAAGCTGTTCGACGACCTCGGCTGACCTCCATGGGGCAGAGCCGGGGACGCCGCGGCATCCCCGGCTCTCGTCATTTCGGGTCGCGTCCACGCACCTGTGCCAGCGGCATCCACCCTCGCATGCCGCACGAAATCAGGTGTTCTCGCGAAATCAGGCCAATCCGGACGTCGATCTTCCTGAACTCGCGAGAACACCTGATTCCGATCAGAGTGTGAGCGAGGACGGGACGGGTGGATGCCGCGACACGCCCCACCCCGGCCGCCGCAGCCCGGCGCCCCGCCCCGCCCCGGCCGATCAGCCCGCGGCGCGCTCCGCGGCCTCGATGACGTTGGTCATCAGCAGCGCAACGGTCATGGGTCCCACGCCGCCCGGGTTCGGCGACAGGTAGCCGGCGACCTCGGCCACGGCCGGGTCGACGTCGCCGTAGACCTTGTTCTTGCCGGTCTCGGGGTCGGTCTCACGCGTCACGCCCACATCGAGCACGGCGGCTCCCGGCTTGACGTCCTCCGGGCGCACGATGTGCTTGACGCCGGCCGCTGCGACGATAACGTCGGCCTGCCGCAGATACGACGGCAGATCCACCGTGCCGGTGTGGGTCAGCGTCACCGTCGCGTTGATGTCGCGGCGCGTCAGCAGCAGCCCGATCGATCGGCCGATCGTCACGCCGCGTCCGACGACGACCACGTGCTTGCCCTTCAGGTCGTAGTCGTTGCGCAGCAGCAGCTCGATGACCCCGCGCGGCGTGCACGGCAGGGGCGTGGTGATCGGCGCGTTGACGTTGAGCACCAGGCGCCCCAGGTTGGTGGGGTGCAGGCCGTCGGCATCCTTGGCCGGATCGATCCGCTCGAGGATCGCATCGGTGTCGAGATGCTTCGGCAGCGGCAGCTGCACGATGTACCCGTGGCAGGTGGGGTCGGCGTTGAGCCGGTCGATCGCCGCCTCGACCTCTTGCTGCGTCGACTCGGCGGGCAGCTCGACCTGGATCGAGTTCATCCCGATCGCCTCGGACTGCCGGTGCTTCATGCCCACGTACAGCTGCGATGCGGGATCGCCGCCCACGAGCACCGTCGCGATGCCCGGCGTGACACCGCGTTCCTTGAGAGCTGCGACCCGCTCGGCCAGCTCCTGCTTGATCGCCGCGGATGCGGCCTTTCCGTCCAGCTTCACTGCGGTCATCGTGGTCTCCTCGAGTAGGGGTTCATGTTCGCCGCCCTCCTCCACCGTGAGAGTGCACCTGGTGGACGAGAGATAGGGAAACAACCTCTCCTTCGTCCACCAGCTGCACTCTCACCGAAAGAGGAGGGAGGGTGGATGCCGCGGGCCGCGGCGCGGTCGGCGAGTGCGGCCCAGCAGCATCCCCCGGACTACTGCTGCAGGTCGGGGTACAGCGGGAAGGCCGCCGTCAGCGCCGCCACGCGGGTGCGCAGAGCGGCGACGTCGGGGTTCGGCTTGAGCGCCTGCGCGATGACGTCGGCCACCTCGGTGAACTCGGCGTCGCCGAAGCCGCGGGTCGCCAGCGCCGGGGTGCCGATGCGCAGGCCGCTGGTCACCATCGGCGGGCGCGGGTCGTTGGGCACCGCGTTGCGGTTCACCGTGATGTGGATATCGTGCAGCAGGTCTTCGGCCTGCTTGCCGTCGATGGGCGCCTCGCGCAGATCCACGAGCACAAGGTGCACGTCGGTGCCGCCCGAGCGGACGGCGACCCCGGCATCCTTCACATCCTGCTGCGACAGGCGGTCGGCGATGATCGCGGCGCCCGAGATGACGCGCTCCTGGCGCTCTTTGAATTCCGGCGTGCCGGCGATCTTGAACGCGGTGGCCTTCGCGGCGATCACGTGCATGAGCGGGCCGCCCTGCTGGCCCGGGAAGACGGCGCTGTTGATCTTCTTCGCGATATCGGCGTCGTTGGTGAGGATGAAGCCCGAGCGGGGGCCGCCGATCGTCTTGTGCACGGTCGACGAGACGACGTGCGCGTGCGGCACGGGCGACGGGTGCACACCGGCGGCCACGAGGCCGGCGAAGTGCGCCATGTCGACCCACAGGTAGGCGCCGACCTCGTCGGCGATCTCGCGGAAGCGCGCGAAGTCGAGGTGACGAGGGTAGGCCGACCAGCCCGCGATGATCACCTTGGGCTTGTGCTCAAGCGCGAGGCGGTGCACCTCTTCCATGTCGATGAGGCTGGTCTCGGGGTCCACGCCGTAGGCGACGATGTCGTACAGCCGGCCCGAGAAGTTGATCTTCATGCCGTGCGTGAGGTGACCGCCCTGGTCGAGCGACAGACCCAGCAGCGTGTCGCCGGGGCGGGCGATGGCGTGCAGCACGGCGGCGTTCGCCGTCGCGCCCGAGTGCGGCTGCACATTGGCGAACTCGGCGCCGAACAGCTCCTTGGCGCGGGCGATGGCCAGTTCCTCGGCCACGTCGACCTCTTCGCAGCCGCCGTAGTAGCGGCGGCCCGGGTAGCCCTCGGCGTACTTGTTGGTGAGCACCGAGCCCTGCGACTGCAGCACCGAGACGGGCACGAAGTTCTCAGAGGCGATCATCTCGAGGTAGCCGCGCTGGCGTTCGAGCTCACGCTCGAGCACCTGGGCGATCTCGGGATCGACCTCCGACAGGGGGGCGTTGAAATAGCGGTCGGTCATGGCGTCTCCTCGACTCGGCAGTGCACAGCGGATCGGAATCACATCGGCCCAGGCGTGCGGTCGAATGCCGGTCGGTCGCTCCCCGGTGGTGGTCCACCTCAACGCCAGTCGCGACCCCCCGAGCATACCCGATTCCCGCCCTGGCACACGGTGTCAGAGTTTGTTAGCGTTCCTTACATGCCTGCCTTCGCACCCGTGCCGTGCCCCCGGATCCAGACAGTGGATGCCACCGCCGCCCCGTTCGCTCTCTCCGAGGCATCGCGCCTCGTGACCGTGCCCGCGGGGCGCGCGACCGCGGAGCTCGCCGCGGCCGCTCTGGCGCCGGTCGTCGGGCGCACGCTCGAGGTCGCCGACGACCTCCGCCCCGCCGACGGCGACCTCGTACTCGAGTACCTCGCCGAGGACACACCGGAGACGTACACGCTCACCGTCGAACCCACCCGCATCCGCGTTCTGGGCGGTGACGAGGCCGGCCTGTTCTACGGCGTGCAGACCCTCGTGCAGTTGCTCGCGGCATCCCCCACCATCCCCGCCCAGACCATCGACGACGCTCCCCGCTTCGCCTACCGCGGCGTGATGCTCGACGTCGCGCGCCACTTCTTCCCCGTCGAGGTCGTCGAGGGCTACATCGACCGGGCCGCGGCGCTCAAGTTCAACGCCCTGCACCTGCATCTGACCGACGACCAGGGCTGGCGCATCCGCATCGACAGCCGCCCCGAGCTGACCGACAACGCGTCGGGCACCTCCGCTCTCGGCGATCCCGGCGGGTTCTACTCGAAGGACGACTACGCGCGCATCGTACGGCACGCGGCATCCCGCCACATGATCGTCGTGCCCGAGGTCGACGCTCCCAGCCACACGCACGCGATCAGCCTCGCCTACCCTGAGCTCATGGAGCCCATCGTGCTCTCCGACCACATCCGCGAGGTCGTCGACGTCTACGGCGGGGGGATACCGGAGGCCGGGCGCCCCTACACCGGTTTCGCCGTCGGCTTCTCGGCGCTGAAGGCGCACGACGACGCGACCTACGCGTTCCTCGGCGACGTGTACCGCGAACTGGCCGAGATGACCCCGGGCCCGTATCTGCACGTGGGCGGCGACGAGGCACTGGGCATGAGCGACGACGACTTCGCAGTGTTCATGGACCGCGCGACGGCGCTGGTCTCAGACCTCGGCAAGACGCCGATCGCGTGGCACGAGGCCGGTTCGTCATCCGGGCTCTCGCCCGACACCATCGGGCAGTACTGGGGCTTCGTCACGCCCACCGACGGCATGGACGAGAAGACCCGCACGTTCGTGCGCGCAGGCGCCCGCGTCATCCTCTCCCCTGCCGACGCCATCTACCTCGACATGAAGCTGACCGCCGACAGCCCGACCGGCCTGACCTGGGCGAACGGACCCACCAGCGTGCACGACGCCTACGCGTGGGAGCCGACGGCGATCATCGACGGCATCGGCGAGGCCGACATCCTCGGCGTCGAGGCGCCCCTGTGGACCGAGACCGTGCGCACACCCGGCGACATCGACGCGCAGGCGTTCCCGCGGATCGCAGCGGCCGCCGAGGCGGCATGGTCGCCGGCCGCGGCCGCGGCCGTACCCGAGCGCACATGGGACTCGTTCCGCGCCCGCGTCGGCGCCCTCGGACCCCTGTGGCGTGCTCAGGGCATCGCCTTCGCCCCGGCCGACGAGATCGACTGGGCATGACATGAGCGTCGACCGCGTCATCCACTCCGCCCGCCTCGTCGACGAGGGCCAGACGACCGACGACGCCTGGGTCGCGTTCGAGGACGGCACGGTCGCGGGTATGGGCACAGGCGACGACTGGCGCAAACTGGCGCCGCGCGACACCGACGATGCCGGCGGTGCGTGGCTGACGCCCGGATTCGTCGACATCCACGGCCACGGCGGCGGCGGCGCAGCGTTCGACGACGGCGCCGAGGCGATCGCGACGGCCCGCGCGGTGCATCGCGCGCACGGCACGACCCGCGCGGTGCTCTCGCTGGTGACCTCCTCGATCGACGATCTCGTCGCGCGCGTCACGGACATCGCGCAGCTGATGGCGCACGACACGACGATCCTCGGCACACACCTCGAGGGACCGTTTCTCGACATCGGGCACAAGGGCGCGCACACGCCGTCGCTGCTGCGCACGCCGGATGCGACATCCATCGCCCGTCTGCTCGATGCCGGTGCGGGCACCATCCGGCAGATCACCCTGGCCCCCGAACTGCCCGGCGGCCTGGAGGCGGTGCGACGCTTCACCACCGCAGGCGTCGCGGTCGCCGTCGGACACACCGACGCCGATGAGACCGCGGCTCAGGCGGCGTTCGACGCCGGCGCGACGATCCTCACCCACGCGTTCAACGCGATGCACGACATCCACCACCGCGACCCCGGCCCGGTACTGGCCGCGCTGGGAGACGAGCGTGTCACGCTCGAGGTCATCGCCGACGGGGTGCACGTGCATCCCGATGTGATCCGGCTCCTGACGACCGGCGCCCCCG contains the following coding sequences:
- the glyA gene encoding serine hydroxymethyltransferase; this translates as MTDRYFNAPLSEVDPEIAQVLERELERQRGYLEMIASENFVPVSVLQSQGSVLTNKYAEGYPGRRYYGGCEEVDVAEELAIARAKELFGAEFANVQPHSGATANAAVLHAIARPGDTLLGLSLDQGGHLTHGMKINFSGRLYDIVAYGVDPETSLIDMEEVHRLALEHKPKVIIAGWSAYPRHLDFARFREIADEVGAYLWVDMAHFAGLVAAGVHPSPVPHAHVVSSTVHKTIGGPRSGFILTNDADIAKKINSAVFPGQQGGPLMHVIAAKATAFKIAGTPEFKERQERVISGAAIIADRLSQQDVKDAGVAVRSGGTDVHLVLVDLREAPIDGKQAEDLLHDIHITVNRNAVPNDPRPPMVTSGLRIGTPALATRGFGDAEFTEVADVIAQALKPNPDVAALRTRVAALTAAFPLYPDLQQ
- a CDS encoding family 20 glycosylhydrolase yields the protein MPAFAPVPCPRIQTVDATAAPFALSEASRLVTVPAGRATAELAAAALAPVVGRTLEVADDLRPADGDLVLEYLAEDTPETYTLTVEPTRIRVLGGDEAGLFYGVQTLVQLLAASPTIPAQTIDDAPRFAYRGVMLDVARHFFPVEVVEGYIDRAAALKFNALHLHLTDDQGWRIRIDSRPELTDNASGTSALGDPGGFYSKDDYARIVRHAASRHMIVVPEVDAPSHTHAISLAYPELMEPIVLSDHIREVVDVYGGGIPEAGRPYTGFAVGFSALKAHDDATYAFLGDVYRELAEMTPGPYLHVGGDEALGMSDDDFAVFMDRATALVSDLGKTPIAWHEAGSSSGLSPDTIGQYWGFVTPTDGMDEKTRTFVRAGARVILSPADAIYLDMKLTADSPTGLTWANGPTSVHDAYAWEPTAIIDGIGEADILGVEAPLWTETVRTPGDIDAQAFPRIAAAAEAAWSPAAAAAVPERTWDSFRARVGALGPLWRAQGIAFAPADEIDWA
- a CDS encoding bifunctional methylenetetrahydrofolate dehydrogenase/methenyltetrahydrofolate cyclohydrolase, with amino-acid sequence MTAVKLDGKAASAAIKQELAERVAALKERGVTPGIATVLVGGDPASQLYVGMKHRQSEAIGMNSIQVELPAESTQQEVEAAIDRLNADPTCHGYIVQLPLPKHLDTDAILERIDPAKDADGLHPTNLGRLVLNVNAPITTPLPCTPRGVIELLLRNDYDLKGKHVVVVGRGVTIGRSIGLLLTRRDINATVTLTHTGTVDLPSYLRQADVIVAAAGVKHIVRPEDVKPGAAVLDVGVTRETDPETGKNKVYGDVDPAVAEVAGYLSPNPGGVGPMTVALLMTNVIEAAERAAG
- the nagA gene encoding N-acetylglucosamine-6-phosphate deacetylase; the protein is MSVDRVIHSARLVDEGQTTDDAWVAFEDGTVAGMGTGDDWRKLAPRDTDDAGGAWLTPGFVDIHGHGGGGAAFDDGAEAIATARAVHRAHGTTRAVLSLVTSSIDDLVARVTDIAQLMAHDTTILGTHLEGPFLDIGHKGAHTPSLLRTPDATSIARLLDAGAGTIRQITLAPELPGGLEAVRRFTTAGVAVAVGHTDADETAAQAAFDAGATILTHAFNAMHDIHHRDPGPVLAALGDERVTLEVIADGVHVHPDVIRLLTTGAPGRVALITDAMAAAGAPDGAYSLGGLAVTVVDGVARLTEGGAIAGSTLTQDAAIRLMVHEVGMPLPAAIAAATIVPARAVGVADRFGALTPGHAADAVLLDEHLTAQRVWVDGTPA